From the genome of Aerococcus sanguinicola:
TTTTGCTGTGACAAAGTTAGCCAAAAACTTATTATTTTTGTTGGCTTTGCACCTGAATCTTACAATCCTAGTATAGCAAAAAACTATGTTAGCGTTTTAAATTCATCATATCTGGTCGTTTTTTCATCATATCCGGTTCTTTTGAACTTATTTATAGCATTAATTGACTTTTATTTAAGATTTCCTTATGATAAATGTACATTAATTCACTAGATGGGAGTGACTACTATCCCTTATTATTTAGCACTTCTCAACGCGACGATACAAGCTATTTTGTATACGTCTTTGCCTATTTTTTCTTTGAAGACTAACCATCCTTTGACCAAGACACTCATGGTTAGTTTCACCTATCTATTCTTTCAAGGCATGCTAAGGGAATTAGTTCATTTCCAATCCTTGGCCACGGTTCTTGTCATTCTTTTTCTCTTCTTTCTTCTGCAAAAAAATTCAGAGAACGATTACTTACTTCTAAATTTTTTATTATTAAATCATATTTTCCATGCGATGGTCAGGTTAGCTTGCTTTGCTCTTCCCATGAACCTGCTTCAAATCGAAGGCACAGATTTATTTCTAAGCTTTTGGTTCTTAGAAATAGGGGTGACTTGGGCTAGTTATTACCATATTCGTCAAGATGGCAGTCTTTTTCGACTCTTTAAGGGAATTTTTAACGATCGAATATTCACGATTCCTCTCTTATGTTTTATTGGTCTGACCATTCTCTCTGACTTCTTTTACCAAAATCCCAACTTATCTTATGCCAAGGTCTTAATGGGCCTGCTCACTTTCATGGCCTTTCAACTCTTACTCGCCCTCCTCCTCGCCTTCCTCTACTACCGGCGCAAGATAGCGGACCAGGCGGCTGAGTCCCAGGCCTTGCGAACGGAAGACTTGGCCCTCTACCTGGACCGCTTGAAAGATAATCAGAACAGTATTCGAAAGATCCGCCACGACCTCAATGACCTCTTGTCCTTGTCCCAATTGATGGTCCGCGACCAGGACTTCGACCACTTGGCAGACTACCTAGACAAGTTGTCGACCTATGTGAAAGAAGAGATGCCCCAGGAGACTTCATCCAACCTGGCCGACCTCCAGCAGATTGAAGACCAGGACCTGCGCTATCTCCTCATGTCCAAGCTCTTGGAGTGGGAGAAGGCGGGGATTCCCTACCACTTCGAATGCTTCTATCCTCTGAAGACTCTGCCGATCAACAGCTTCGACCTCATGCGCTGTCTGGCGATCCTGCTTAATAATGCCTCTGAAGGCCGGCAAGCGGCGCGTCCCAGCCATGAAGAGATGATCGACATCCTCATGCTGGCCGATGACCAGGGTCTGGAGATCCAGGTGACCAATCCCAGTCCTGCGATTACAGTCCAGGAAGCCAAGCAGACCGGCTTTTCTACCAAGGAGGGCCATCGCGGACTAGGCCTGACCAACCTGGAAGAGATCCTCAGCGCCTATCCCAATGCCCTCCTCAACTTGACCTATCAGGAGGGCCGCTTCCATGCCCAACTCTACCTGACCTATCTCTAGAAAGGAGGCCCAGCTATGCACCCCGTTTATCTCTTAGAGGATAATCCCAGCCAGCTCCAAGCCATCACAGGCATCATCGAAGACTACATCCTCTTCCATGACGCCAGCTTCTACTTGGCCAAGGCCAGCAGTGACCCCCAAGCCATTGTGGCGGCTTTCCCCGACCAGCCTAGCCAACCAGGCCTCTACTTCCTAGACATCGAAATCGAGGGCCAGGCAGAAGGTCTAGCCCTGGCCCAAGAGATCAAGCACTTAGACCCCTTCGGACGGATTGCCTTCATCACCGCCCACCCCTCCTATGCGCCCCTGACCCTCAAACACCACCTGGAGCCCCTGGCCTATATCCACAAAGAAGATTTCGACAGCTTGCGCCAAGAGATCATCATCTGCTTCGAGCTCTTCTACCAGCGCCTCTATCCTGGCCAGGAAACAAAGACGCCCAACATCCAAATTAAGTCGGGCTCACAAACCTATCTCGTCGACCCAAAAGACCTCTTCAGTATCCAAACCACCCAGAAGCCCCATATCCTAGAGTTCACTACCCGGTCCAGCACCCTACAAAGCTACGGTGCCCTCAAAGACTTCGACCAACTTCCCGGCTTCTTCCGCCTCTCCCAGTCCGCCCTCGTCAACCTAGACTTAGTCGACCAGGTCGCCCCGCTTAAACGCCGGGTAACCCTAAGCAACGGCCAAGTCTTCAGCTTCTCCCGCAAGTACAGAGCGAGCCTCAACCAAGCCCTGGCTGAGCGGAAAGCTCGGTCTGACCAAAAAGACAATTAAAAATCCGTCACTTGCCCTTCTTATTAGGCTGTGACGGATTTTTTAATAAGAAAAAGCCCCTAGCTAGGAGGAGCTTTTGGAAAATATATTACGTTTTCGGCACTGAGCTTTGGGGTCTATGTGAGTGGATAGCCTCTAAAGCGAATTAAAGCCTGCTTCTAAACCTGCCACAATCGCATCCAAGTTGGAGATAATGGCCAGGGCAAAGACTAAGAAAAGAGCTGCAAGCCCTACACTTATTAAGCAATCTTTTTCTTTAACTGTCATGTTGATTCCTCCTCTCACTAGCTTATGATTAGAAGTGGTTAGCTTGCTTCTTTTAAACCGTCTCCTGATCGTTAAGATTAGTTTATCACCAAAAATGAGTAAATACTTAAATTCATCATATGTGGTCGTTTTTTCATCATATTTGGTAATTTTTCCCTAATATAAAATCCGTCACCTGCCATTCTTAAATGGTGTGACGGATTTTCTTTTTATTCAGCTTCTTTTTTCTGGAGGTGGTTGACCCAGCGTTCGGTCAACACAGGGCTGAGGAAACTGAGGATGACGACGGAGGCGAGGATCTGAGAGACAGCGGCGGTCTGATAATCTAAGAGTTGGGGATAGGTGGTTGCGAGGACGACGGGTACGGAGGTCGACAGGCCGGCCACATTGAGCATGGCCAGGCCAGCTGTCCCATCATTGCCCAGGATCTTGTAGTCAACCAGGAAGAGGGGCGACATGAAGATGATGACCATCAGGGTTAGAAGGATGCCGGTTGGTCCAGCTTTGATGGCTTCTAAGACATTGGTCCCCTGGCCAATCGACCAGCCCAGCCAAGGGATCAAGACATTGAGTCCCGGCCCAAAGAGTTCCGCAAACTGTTTATCGAGATTCCCCAAGATAATCCCTAGGAGCATCGGAAGGAGGGTTGAAATCACCGGCATCCAGTCGAAGCCCCCGCTGGAGTAGACCAAGCCGAAAATAATCATCGGGAAGAGGGGGATACAGAAGAGACTGGTTAGGCCGAAAGCGTAAGGGTCATCTTCATTGCCATAGTCTTCACTGATGGAGAGATAGATGGCTGGGTTAATACTCAAGAGGGCGGTCGCTACCGCAATAGCTGGCATTCCCCAGATACCGCCATCGCCAAAGAAACGCAGGTAGGCAATAGTAACCAGGAAGGCGATCCCCAGCTTAACGAGAAAGAGAATCCCCTGGCGCTTGAGAACTCGGACCAAGCGTTTGAGGTCAATCCCCACTCCCGAACAGAAGCAGAGCAAGCCAATAATAAAACCCTGGCCTTCCCCAGCTAAGAGGGACTGGCTGATCCCTCCGATCTTAAAGAGATTGGGCCACAAGGTATACAGAACCATCGAGATAAACATGGGGACGAGAAAAGTCCCTGCCGGTATCTTTTTAATTTTTTCTAACATAGGCGCTCCTTTTAAAGTCTGTTCATGCGAATGCTGGGCCAAAGCGAGCCGAATGCTCACAAATACTTACTCATATTTTATCAAAAAATAGGCTATATACGAAATGATAAGGCCATTCTATCTCTTAAACCCCAGCCCTATCCATAGCGACTGGCTATTCTTCTTGATTCAAAGTGCGTATTACCGCTCAGTCTGCCCCCTCTGCTATACTTAAGCCATTCAAAAATGTACTTCCCCCATTATTAAAAGCAAAAAGGAGCCAGTCTTATGCAAACATCAATTATCGGTTACCCGCGCATCGGGGCCCTCAGAGAACTCAAATTCCAAACTGAAAAATACTTCCGTCATGAAATTAGCGAGGCCGACCTCCAGGAGACGGCCCGGCAGATTCGCCAGGACCAGTGGCTCAAGCAGAAGGCGAGCGGCTTGGACTTCATCCCATCCAATGACTTCTCCTTCTACGATGGCTTCCTAGATACGGCGGTCCTCTTCAACATCGTGCCCAAGCGCTACCAGGACCTCCAAGTCTCTGACCTAGACAGCTACTTCGCCCAGGCCCGGGGCTACCAGGGAGAAGCGGGCGACGTTAAGGCCCTGGCCATGAAGAAGTGGTTCAACACCAACTACCACTACATGGTCGCCGAGATTGAGGACGATACCGTGGTCAAGCTGGCCAACAGCCGGGTGGTCGACCACTACCGGGAAGCCAAGGCCCTGGGCGTTGAGACCCAGCCTAGCCTCATTGGTCCCTTCACCCTGCTCAAGAAGCTCCGCTATCTGGGCCAGAAGACCGCCCAAGACTTCAAGGCAGACCTCAGCCAAGCCTATAGCCAACTCCTCCAAACTTTAGCAGCTGAGGGCGTGTCCTGGGTCCAGCTGGATGAACCCGACCTTGTCTATGACCTTAGCGTGGAAGATATCCAACTCTTCCAAGACCTCTACCAAGCCATCCTCCCCAAGAAGGGA
Proteins encoded in this window:
- a CDS encoding GHKL domain-containing protein, producing MTWASYYHIRQDGSLFRLFKGIFNDRIFTIPLLCFIGLTILSDFFYQNPNLSYAKVLMGLLTFMAFQLLLALLLAFLYYRRKIADQAAESQALRTEDLALYLDRLKDNQNSIRKIRHDLNDLLSLSQLMVRDQDFDHLADYLDKLSTYVKEEMPQETSSNLADLQQIEDQDLRYLLMSKLLEWEKAGIPYHFECFYPLKTLPINSFDLMRCLAILLNNASEGRQAARPSHEEMIDILMLADDQGLEIQVTNPSPAITVQEAKQTGFSTKEGHRGLGLTNLEEILSAYPNALLNLTYQEGRFHAQLYLTYL
- a CDS encoding LytR/AlgR family response regulator transcription factor codes for the protein MHPVYLLEDNPSQLQAITGIIEDYILFHDASFYLAKASSDPQAIVAAFPDQPSQPGLYFLDIEIEGQAEGLALAQEIKHLDPFGRIAFITAHPSYAPLTLKHHLEPLAYIHKEDFDSLRQEIIICFELFYQRLYPGQETKTPNIQIKSGSQTYLVDPKDLFSIQTTQKPHILEFTTRSSTLQSYGALKDFDQLPGFFRLSQSALVNLDLVDQVAPLKRRVTLSNGQVFSFSRKYRASLNQALAERKARSDQKDN
- a CDS encoding 2-keto-3-deoxygluconate permease — its product is MLEKIKKIPAGTFLVPMFISMVLYTLWPNLFKIGGISQSLLAGEGQGFIIGLLCFCSGVGIDLKRLVRVLKRQGILFLVKLGIAFLVTIAYLRFFGDGGIWGMPAIAVATALLSINPAIYLSISEDYGNEDDPYAFGLTSLFCIPLFPMIIFGLVYSSGGFDWMPVISTLLPMLLGIILGNLDKQFAELFGPGLNVLIPWLGWSIGQGTNVLEAIKAGPTGILLTLMVIIFMSPLFLVDYKILGNDGTAGLAMLNVAGLSTSVPVVLATTYPQLLDYQTAAVSQILASVVILSFLSPVLTERWVNHLQKKEAE